In one Pseudomonas sp. Bout1 genomic region, the following are encoded:
- a CDS encoding HlyD family secretion protein, with protein sequence MNQAVEPIRLSVMQRHRRALIATASLATLLGLAAFAGYWWQWGRFLEETDDAYVRADWVAISPRIAGYVAQVLVEDNQPVKAGDLLVRIDDRDFTERLNSAQAQLQQAQAAATAQLASVQTLDAQMSEQRQRIAQARAALSSGEAEARRAGLDYQRYRELVAQQVASAQHLETVSASKAQAQAALAQASAQVARQQAQLQVVQARRQQAQAQILEHQARIGEAQANLALARNALKDTEIRAPFDGVVGQRKVRRQQYVMPGLPLLAVVPVEQAYVIANYKETQLQHMSPGQSVEIAVDSFAGAHWRGKVESIAPGSGAVFALLPPDNATGNFTKIVQRFPVKIRLEPGESRVLPGMSVIATVDTRPGSAQEHVHGG encoded by the coding sequence ATGAACCAGGCTGTTGAACCCATTCGCCTGTCAGTTATGCAGCGCCATCGTCGCGCCCTGATAGCCACGGCCTCGCTCGCCACGCTGTTGGGGCTGGCAGCCTTTGCCGGGTATTGGTGGCAGTGGGGGCGCTTTCTTGAAGAAACCGACGACGCCTACGTGCGTGCCGACTGGGTCGCCATCAGCCCACGGATCGCCGGGTATGTGGCCCAGGTGCTGGTGGAAGATAACCAGCCGGTAAAGGCCGGGGACCTGTTGGTGCGTATCGACGACCGGGATTTTACCGAGCGGCTCAACAGCGCCCAGGCGCAATTGCAACAGGCGCAGGCGGCGGCGACGGCGCAACTGGCCTCGGTGCAAACCCTCGACGCACAAATGAGCGAGCAACGGCAACGTATTGCCCAGGCCCGCGCGGCCTTGAGCAGCGGCGAGGCCGAGGCCCGGCGCGCGGGGCTCGATTACCAGCGCTATCGTGAATTGGTCGCGCAACAGGTCGCCAGCGCCCAGCACCTGGAAACCGTCAGTGCCAGTAAGGCCCAGGCTCAGGCAGCGCTGGCACAAGCGAGCGCTCAGGTAGCGCGCCAGCAGGCACAGCTGCAGGTCGTGCAGGCGCGTCGTCAACAGGCACAGGCGCAAATCCTTGAACACCAGGCGCGCATCGGCGAAGCCCAGGCCAACCTGGCCCTGGCCCGCAACGCGCTGAAAGACACCGAGATCCGTGCGCCTTTCGATGGCGTGGTAGGCCAGCGCAAGGTCCGTCGCCAGCAATACGTGATGCCCGGCCTGCCGCTGCTGGCGGTGGTGCCGGTGGAGCAGGCCTATGTGATTGCCAACTACAAGGAAACCCAGTTGCAGCACATGTCGCCCGGGCAGTCGGTAGAAATCGCGGTGGACAGTTTTGCCGGTGCGCATTGGCGCGGCAAAGTGGAAAGCATCGCTCCCGGCTCCGGTGCGGTATTTGCGCTGTTGCCGCCAGACAACGCCACCGGCAACTTCACCAAGATCGTCCAGCGGTTCCCGGTGAAGATCCGCCTGGAGCCTGGTGAATCGCGGGTTTTGCCGGGCATGTCGGTCATCGCCACGGTCGATACCCGGCCCGGTAGCGCGCAGGAGCACGTCCATGGAGGTTGA
- a CDS encoding VOC family protein: MTPIISILIHVPDWRTATDWYAKAFPGAIRVYHVPDDFGHLDVDGVAIEIVNADNKVASGAAGSVVYWRVADLSQEVQRLVALGATLYRGPMAIEGGEWMCQVRDPWGNCIGLRQAGLDKSSNCSLSDDVQ; the protein is encoded by the coding sequence TTGACTCCCATCATCTCCATCCTGATTCACGTCCCTGACTGGCGCACTGCCACCGATTGGTATGCCAAGGCCTTTCCTGGAGCTATCCGCGTCTACCACGTGCCCGATGACTTCGGTCATCTGGACGTAGACGGCGTGGCTATTGAAATCGTGAATGCCGACAACAAGGTCGCGAGCGGCGCGGCTGGGTCGGTGGTGTATTGGCGGGTGGCGGACCTGTCTCAGGAGGTTCAGCGCCTGGTCGCTTTGGGCGCCACGCTGTATCGCGGCCCGATGGCAATCGAGGGCGGCGAGTGGATGTGCCAAGTGCGCGACCCATGGGGCAATTGCATCGGCTTGCGCCAGGCCGGTCTAGACAAGTCAAGCAATTGCAGCCTTTCAGACGACGTTCAGTAA
- a CDS encoding SDR family oxidoreductase produces the protein MRISLEQQVALVTGASSGIGAGAAKALAEAGAAVVLNYNAQAAPAQALAAQINANGGRAIAIGADVSKEADVERLFAQTLEAFGHLDILVANSGMQKDAAAVDMTLEDWNAVIGVNLTGQFLCARAALRIFNRQGIREGVSRAAGKIIHMSSVHQLIPWAGHVNYAASKGGVEMLMRTLAQEVSQQRIRINGVAPGAIRTAINRAATEGAAEVELLKLIPYGRVGDVEDVANAVVWLASDASDYVVGSTLFIDGGMSLYPEFRGNG, from the coding sequence ATGCGCATTTCGTTGGAGCAACAAGTAGCGCTGGTCACCGGCGCCAGTTCCGGGATCGGTGCAGGGGCTGCCAAGGCCTTGGCCGAGGCCGGCGCCGCCGTGGTGCTGAACTACAACGCCCAGGCGGCGCCGGCACAAGCGTTGGCGGCACAGATCAATGCCAACGGCGGCCGGGCGATCGCGATTGGCGCCGACGTGTCGAAAGAAGCCGATGTCGAGCGGCTGTTTGCACAAACCCTGGAGGCGTTTGGGCACCTGGACATCCTGGTGGCAAACTCGGGCATGCAAAAAGACGCCGCCGCCGTCGACATGACCCTTGAGGACTGGAACGCGGTAATCGGCGTCAACCTCACCGGCCAGTTCCTCTGCGCCCGCGCCGCGTTGCGCATCTTCAATCGCCAGGGCATTCGCGAAGGGGTGTCCCGGGCCGCCGGCAAGATCATTCACATGAGCTCGGTGCATCAGCTGATCCCCTGGGCCGGGCATGTGAATTACGCCGCATCCAAGGGCGGCGTCGAGATGCTGATGCGCACCCTCGCCCAGGAAGTCAGCCAGCAGCGCATCCGTATCAACGGCGTTGCGCCAGGCGCGATTCGCACTGCCATCAACCGCGCCGCCACCGAAGGCGCGGCCGAGGTGGAGCTACTCAAGTTGATTCCCTATGGCCGCGTGGGCGACGTCGAAGACGTGGCCAATGCGGTGGTGTGGCTGGCCAGTGATGCCTCCGACTACGTGGTGGGCAGCACGCTGTTTATTGATGGCGGCATGAGCCTTTATCCGGAGTTTCGCGGCAATGGTTGA
- a CDS encoding cysteine hydrolase family protein, translating to MRQVLLIIDVQPSFSPPGWLVNGINALLGRMPSVATVERHDESITPFARQLGWQPAPDDDSLIAADHVFIKHGYAPTPEILSHLKSLAPERVLVCGIQTDTCVLAAGFALFDAGLQPTLISDLTVGSSLDRSGKLGADLWRHHFKHVITRAEI from the coding sequence ATGCGCCAGGTACTGCTGATCATTGATGTACAACCCTCCTTCTCCCCGCCCGGCTGGCTGGTGAACGGCATCAACGCCCTGCTGGGCCGCATGCCGTCAGTGGCCACCGTCGAGCGTCACGACGAAAGCATCACCCCCTTCGCCCGCCAACTCGGCTGGCAACCGGCGCCGGACGACGACAGCCTGATCGCCGCCGACCATGTCTTCATCAAACACGGCTACGCCCCGACGCCCGAGATCCTCAGCCACCTGAAAAGCCTCGCGCCAGAGCGGGTACTGGTGTGCGGCATCCAAACCGACACATGTGTATTGGCGGCCGGGTTTGCGTTGTTTGATGCGGGATTACAGCCCACGCTGATCAGCGATTTGACCGTGGGTTCGTCGCTGGACCGTTCGGGAAAACTGGGCGCGGATTTGTGGCGGCATCACTTCAAACACGTCATCACCCGCGCAGAGATTTGA
- a CDS encoding ATP-binding protein: protein MSTVDTLIDDCANEPIHIPGSIQPHGVLLTLSEPALQIQQASSNFNVASGPALASVLGDKALAQVRLALADLDADEDEPHQLVLDGVTYDILLHRHQGLLFLELEPSTAARHATGQQTARALRRLQSAKTLDALYQTCVTEIRTLTGYDRVTLYRFEQEGHGKVIGEALSDGMQPYLGLCFPASDIPPQARELYRLNWVRVIPDAEYQPVPILPALRPDNGAPLDLSFAVLRSVSPVHCHYLKNMGVRSSMSISLLKDDQLWGLITCGHREPLRVSHELRTSCTSIGQLLSMQITLLQEQQERRQQQDKATMIETLVTAMATDQHDVMESLLPHAQSLLALTSAGGLAILVQERLHVFGICPTRAEIHALYQWVRAQGKGVVHSHQLSVDFAPAAAYQAHASGLLAFCLPKPVDNAVMWFRPQVKSTVEWSGQPVKHREPGTATLSPRLSFELWKQQVDGKALYWSLSELQAVESLRRNALEHDLARQVMREHEAVRARDELVAVVSHDLRSPLTILLMQCGMMRSMVPAEDNKANRRLACAIETMQNATSRMNTLLEDLLDISRIEAGRYSVSLQLLDVAATQEQICSMWQPLAADKGVGLTWRAAPGLCVQADPERLFQVFSNLLGNALKFTPKGGVIEVIAEAAGDEVLFRVCDNGIGIAPSHLPHIFDRYWTSREGNPTGSGLGLYISHGIIEAHGGTLWAESVAGQGSVFSFRIPAGG from the coding sequence ATGAGCACGGTCGATACGCTGATAGACGATTGCGCCAACGAACCCATCCACATTCCCGGTTCGATCCAGCCTCACGGCGTGCTGTTGACGTTGAGCGAGCCGGCGCTGCAGATCCAGCAGGCCAGCAGCAACTTCAATGTGGCGTCGGGCCCCGCACTGGCCAGCGTTCTCGGCGACAAAGCACTGGCGCAGGTGAGACTGGCCCTGGCAGACCTGGACGCCGATGAAGATGAGCCCCATCAGTTGGTACTCGATGGCGTCACCTACGACATCCTGCTCCACCGCCATCAAGGGCTGTTGTTTCTGGAGCTGGAACCCTCCACTGCGGCCCGGCACGCCACAGGGCAACAGACGGCCCGTGCGTTGCGTCGCCTGCAGTCGGCCAAGACGCTCGATGCGTTGTACCAGACGTGCGTCACCGAAATTCGTACCCTCACAGGTTACGACCGGGTCACGCTGTACCGCTTCGAACAGGAAGGCCACGGCAAGGTCATCGGCGAAGCCCTCAGCGACGGCATGCAACCCTACCTGGGCCTGTGTTTCCCCGCCTCGGACATCCCGCCCCAGGCCCGCGAGTTGTACCGCCTGAACTGGGTGCGGGTGATTCCCGATGCCGAGTACCAACCGGTGCCGATCCTGCCGGCCCTGCGCCCCGACAACGGAGCGCCGCTGGACCTCAGCTTCGCCGTGCTGCGCAGTGTGTCGCCGGTGCATTGCCATTATCTGAAGAACATGGGCGTGCGTTCCTCCATGAGCATTTCACTGCTCAAGGACGACCAACTCTGGGGCCTTATCACCTGTGGCCACCGCGAGCCGTTGCGCGTGTCCCATGAGCTGCGCACATCGTGTACCAGCATTGGCCAGCTATTGTCGATGCAGATCACCTTGCTCCAGGAGCAACAGGAGCGCCGCCAACAGCAGGACAAAGCCACGATGATCGAGACGTTGGTCACGGCCATGGCGACGGACCAACACGATGTGATGGAAAGCCTGCTGCCCCATGCGCAGTCGTTACTGGCCCTGACCAGTGCCGGTGGCTTGGCGATTCTGGTGCAAGAGCGCCTGCATGTGTTTGGCATCTGCCCCACCCGCGCTGAAATCCACGCGCTGTACCAGTGGGTACGCGCTCAGGGCAAAGGCGTGGTGCACAGCCATCAACTGTCGGTGGATTTCGCACCGGCGGCGGCCTATCAGGCCCATGCCAGCGGCCTGTTGGCCTTTTGCCTGCCAAAGCCGGTGGACAACGCGGTGATGTGGTTTCGCCCGCAGGTCAAGTCTACGGTGGAGTGGAGCGGCCAGCCGGTCAAGCATCGGGAACCCGGCACCGCGACCTTGAGCCCGCGCCTGTCGTTTGAACTATGGAAACAGCAGGTCGACGGCAAGGCGCTGTATTGGTCGCTGTCGGAGCTACAGGCGGTGGAGAGCCTGCGGCGCAACGCGCTTGAGCATGACCTGGCACGCCAGGTCATGCGTGAACATGAGGCTGTGCGGGCGCGCGATGAACTGGTGGCCGTGGTCTCCCATGACCTGCGCAGCCCGCTGACTATCCTGCTGATGCAGTGCGGCATGATGCGCAGCATGGTGCCCGCTGAAGACAACAAGGCCAATCGGCGCCTTGCCTGCGCAATTGAAACCATGCAAAACGCCACCTCACGCATGAACACGTTGCTGGAAGACTTGCTCGATATCTCGCGCATCGAGGCCGGGCGCTACAGCGTCTCGCTGCAACTGCTCGATGTGGCGGCGACTCAGGAGCAGATCTGCTCGATGTGGCAGCCGCTGGCGGCAGACAAGGGTGTCGGGCTGACCTGGCGCGCCGCCCCTGGGCTGTGTGTGCAGGCCGACCCGGAGCGATTGTTCCAGGTGTTTTCCAACCTGCTGGGCAATGCCCTCAAATTTACCCCGAAGGGTGGTGTGATCGAAGTGATTGCCGAGGCGGCGGGGGACGAAGTGCTGTTCCGGGTGTGCGACAACGGCATCGGCATTGCCCCGTCTCACCTGCCGCACATCTTCGATCGCTACTGGACCTCCCGCGAGGGCAACCCCACCGGCAGTGGGCTGGGGTTGTACATCTCCCACGGCATCATCGAAGCCCACGGCGGCACCCTGTGGGCTGAAAGCGTGGCGGGGCAGGGCAGCGTATTCAGCTTCAGGATCCCGGCTGGGGGTTGA
- a CDS encoding BRCT domain-containing protein, which translates to MTDLHQEFERSHFFHKARMDRRSADALLGVTAGLVADGNINQLEAEFLKHWIETHLLQLEDPVVNILYQRLASMLIDGVLDAEESAELLEMLHQFSGVSVGSPQRPSAVTSLALNHPAPTLEWQDRTFLFTGVMAYGPRKECESLVVERGGLIGNSVSKKVHFLVVGSVGNEQWLHSSYGTKIKKAVELRNSGIPIAIISETHWQQVLFG; encoded by the coding sequence ATGACTGATCTTCATCAGGAATTCGAACGTAGTCACTTCTTCCACAAGGCGCGAATGGATCGACGCTCTGCCGACGCATTACTTGGCGTCACCGCCGGATTGGTCGCCGACGGGAACATCAATCAGTTGGAAGCCGAGTTTCTTAAGCACTGGATAGAAACCCACCTGCTCCAACTGGAGGATCCGGTGGTAAACATTCTTTATCAGCGCCTTGCCAGCATGCTGATTGACGGCGTTCTGGACGCGGAAGAATCCGCAGAACTGTTAGAAATGCTGCATCAGTTTTCCGGCGTCTCGGTGGGATCACCTCAACGCCCCTCGGCTGTCACCAGCCTTGCGCTGAACCATCCGGCGCCGACTCTGGAGTGGCAGGACCGGACCTTTTTGTTTACCGGTGTCATGGCGTATGGGCCCCGCAAGGAATGTGAGTCGCTGGTCGTCGAACGCGGCGGCCTTATCGGCAACTCGGTCAGCAAGAAGGTTCATTTCCTCGTGGTCGGGAGTGTTGGCAACGAACAGTGGCTGCATAGCTCATATGGCACGAAGATCAAAAAAGCCGTCGAGCTGAGAAATAGCGGCATTCCGATCGCGATCATCAGTGAAACCCATTGGCAGCAGGTACTGTTCGGTTGA
- a CDS encoding helix-turn-helix transcriptional regulator, translating to MNSQPRPWLEAYADNYRNDDVVHPHCHAQAQLIHGVSGVMVVSTAQGSWLVPSGHALWVPAGTPHEIRMAGEVHMRTLFLMPEAEPGLGRTCQVIEVSALLRELIVAATQIAGHNSPRLQAMVELIRMELLAAPVVAMHVPVPGEARLARLCTHFIRNPSDDSSLESWADSLNMSARTLSRVFQRELGMSFGEWRKRARLALSLKSLAQGVSILEVALEHGYQSPSAFSAMFRRSLGYPPSHFRPGA from the coding sequence ATGAACAGCCAACCCCGCCCATGGCTTGAAGCCTACGCCGATAATTACCGCAATGACGACGTGGTGCATCCCCATTGCCATGCTCAGGCGCAGTTGATCCATGGGGTGTCCGGGGTGATGGTGGTCAGCACCGCCCAGGGCAGTTGGCTGGTGCCGTCCGGGCATGCGCTGTGGGTGCCGGCCGGCACCCCGCACGAAATCCGCATGGCCGGCGAAGTGCACATGCGTACGCTGTTCCTGATGCCCGAGGCCGAGCCGGGGTTGGGCCGCACCTGCCAGGTGATCGAAGTGTCGGCGTTGCTGCGCGAGTTGATTGTCGCGGCCACGCAGATTGCCGGGCACAACAGCCCGCGCCTGCAGGCAATGGTCGAGTTGATCCGCATGGAGTTGCTTGCCGCGCCAGTGGTGGCGATGCACGTGCCGGTGCCCGGCGAGGCGCGGTTGGCGAGGTTATGCACGCACTTCATCCGCAACCCTTCCGACGACAGCAGCCTGGAATCCTGGGCCGACAGCCTGAACATGAGCGCCCGTACCCTGAGCCGGGTGTTCCAGCGCGAGCTGGGCATGAGCTTCGGCGAATGGCGCAAACGCGCCAGGCTGGCCCTGAGCTTGAAGTCGCTGGCCCAGGGCGTGTCGATCCTGGAGGTGGCACTGGAGCACGGTTATCAGAGCCCGAGTGCGTTTAGTGCGATGTTTCGTCGCTCGCTGGGATATCCACCCAGTCATTTTCGCCCGGGGGCTTAG
- a CDS encoding alpha/beta hydrolase, whose protein sequence is MPTLHVRTPMLDIAYEAHGPEGGEVVILLHGFPYDPRGYDEIAPVVAERGYRVLVPYLRGYGPTRFINAQVMRSGQQAALARDLLDFMDALFIEKATLVGYDWGGRAACIVAALWPERVRGLVTGDGYNIQDIAASTRPRAPETEYRLWYQFYLHTQRGIDGLTANRREFCQLLWALWSPSWAEGPSLYGKTAPSFDNPDFVEVVVHSYRHRFMYAPGDPALESIEQALVQPPPISVPSISLCGADDGVGPAPVEDDDLENFSGFYRREVLAGVGHNIPQEAPHATLEAIFELLGLNPQPGS, encoded by the coding sequence ATGCCCACCCTTCACGTTCGCACACCGATGCTCGATATCGCCTACGAAGCCCATGGCCCGGAAGGCGGCGAAGTGGTCATCCTGCTGCACGGTTTCCCCTACGACCCTCGCGGCTATGACGAGATTGCCCCGGTGGTCGCCGAGCGCGGTTACCGGGTGCTGGTGCCGTACCTGCGCGGTTATGGCCCGACACGGTTTATCAATGCCCAGGTGATGCGCTCCGGCCAACAGGCGGCGCTGGCCAGGGATTTGCTGGATTTCATGGATGCCCTGTTCATCGAAAAGGCCACGCTGGTGGGCTATGACTGGGGCGGACGCGCCGCCTGTATCGTCGCAGCCCTGTGGCCTGAGCGGGTGCGCGGCCTGGTCACGGGCGATGGCTACAACATTCAGGATATTGCGGCGTCTACCCGGCCTCGGGCGCCGGAAACAGAGTATCGGCTGTGGTACCAGTTTTACCTTCACACCCAACGCGGCATCGACGGGCTGACCGCCAACCGGCGTGAGTTCTGCCAGTTGCTGTGGGCACTGTGGTCGCCGTCCTGGGCCGAGGGGCCGAGCCTGTATGGTAAAACCGCGCCCTCGTTTGATAACCCGGACTTTGTCGAGGTGGTGGTCCACTCCTACCGTCACCGCTTCATGTACGCACCGGGTGACCCGGCACTGGAAAGCATCGAGCAGGCACTGGTGCAGCCGCCGCCGATTTCGGTGCCGAGCATCTCGTTGTGCGGCGCCGATGACGGTGTGGGCCCAGCCCCGGTGGAAGATGATGACCTGGAAAATTTCAGCGGTTTCTATCGGCGTGAGGTGTTGGCCGGTGTGGGCCACAACATCCCCCAGGAAGCGCCCCACGCCACCCTTGAGGCGATCTTCGAACTGCTGGGCCTCAACCCCCAGCCGGGATCCTGA
- a CDS encoding TolC family protein, which translates to MHSPSFHPWMPIALLSVLAGCSGVSGQPSTVTAQPVPRLTAESAEALPARWWQLYRDPQLDALVARALRQNKDLAAAAAHVDALLARLEQADGERLPATSLDYGLAYGRSRDDQTLAQATRSHAGAQWSHTPEFSLSYTLDLWGEVRYRIAAARADAQVARALEDELRVTVAAQTARAYAQACVYGLQQQVQAHSVQVLEQSVALTHKLQQAGAATELDLSRLQGLLEETRAPLPMFAARRSSALYELAVLSGLPPEQVTPRSCAQGPQLQAPLPVGEGWALVQRRPDIRRAEGQLRAANSTVGLSRAELYPRITFGAMLGSSASSLGKLGDSYATVYSVGPLVSWRFPNRQVAQAHVRQSQAEARQALAQFDGTVLTALKQVEQAMALYQGEQQRRQALAAALGSNRHAFDLASRGYHAGALDALQLLDSERSLVGLEARVAESDLRLINRQIDLFQALGGGWQRDEQTAPLPIVAGAKP; encoded by the coding sequence ATGCACAGCCCTTCTTTTCATCCATGGATGCCCATCGCCCTGTTAAGCGTGCTGGCCGGGTGCAGTGGCGTGTCCGGCCAGCCATCCACCGTCACGGCGCAGCCCGTCCCGCGGCTCACGGCCGAATCCGCCGAGGCGTTGCCCGCCCGTTGGTGGCAGTTGTACCGCGACCCGCAGCTGGATGCGCTGGTGGCGCGGGCCCTGCGCCAGAACAAAGACCTTGCAGCCGCCGCGGCCCATGTCGATGCCTTGCTGGCGCGGCTGGAACAGGCAGACGGCGAGCGCCTGCCGGCCACGTCCCTGGACTACGGCCTGGCCTACGGTCGCAGCCGTGACGACCAGACCCTGGCCCAGGCCACCCGCAGTCATGCCGGTGCGCAATGGAGCCACACGCCTGAATTTTCCCTGAGCTACACCCTCGACCTGTGGGGTGAGGTGCGTTATCGCATTGCCGCAGCGCGCGCGGATGCCCAAGTGGCGCGGGCGCTGGAAGACGAGTTGCGGGTGACGGTGGCCGCGCAGACCGCCCGCGCTTACGCCCAGGCCTGCGTGTATGGGTTGCAGCAGCAGGTGCAAGCGCACTCGGTGCAGGTTCTGGAGCAAAGCGTGGCGCTCACGCACAAGCTGCAACAGGCCGGCGCGGCGACGGAGCTGGACCTGAGCCGCCTGCAAGGCCTGTTGGAAGAAACCCGTGCGCCCTTGCCGATGTTTGCGGCCCGGCGCAGCAGCGCGCTGTATGAGCTGGCCGTGCTCAGTGGTTTGCCGCCGGAGCAGGTCACCCCACGCAGCTGTGCCCAAGGCCCGCAGTTGCAAGCCCCGCTGCCGGTGGGCGAGGGCTGGGCGCTGGTGCAGCGCCGGCCAGACATCCGTCGCGCCGAGGGGCAGCTGCGCGCCGCCAATTCCACGGTGGGGCTGTCGCGGGCCGAGCTTTACCCACGGATTACCTTCGGCGCGATGCTTGGTTCGTCTGCCAGCAGCCTGGGCAAACTGGGGGACAGTTATGCAACGGTGTACTCCGTGGGGCCGCTGGTGTCCTGGCGCTTTCCCAACCGGCAAGTCGCCCAGGCGCACGTCAGGCAGAGCCAGGCCGAAGCCCGCCAGGCGTTGGCACAGTTTGACGGCACAGTGCTCACCGCGCTCAAGCAGGTTGAACAGGCCATGGCCTTGTACCAGGGCGAACAGCAGCGGCGCCAGGCGCTGGCCGCTGCCCTGGGCAGCAACCGCCATGCCTTTGACCTGGCCTCCCGTGGCTACCACGCCGGCGCGCTGGATGCGCTGCAACTGCTGGACAGTGAACGCAGCCTTGTAGGCCTTGAAGCCCGTGTGGCCGAGTCCGATCTGCGTTTGATCAACCGCCAGATCGACCTGTTCCAGGCCCTCGGTGGCGGCTGGCAGCGTGACGAACAAACCGCCCCCTTACCTATCGTTGCTGGAGCCAAGCCATGA
- a CDS encoding glycoside hydrolase family 15 protein, which yields MVDLKNEPQSAIDAHGIIGDMRSAALVNDKGSIDFFCWPEFDSPSIFCSLLDSPAAGIFQLTPDLPDARREQIYLPDTNVLQTRWLSNEAVVEVTDFLTISENVDDLPLLIRRVRVVSGKATFHMRCAVRHDYARAPTRATLDDADVCFEAAGQPGLRLIGSHAMQLDGDAAVATFDLGLEEGAEFVLGGADDPRVKNEGSDLYLDRTLKFWRGWIAQSNYRGRWREMVNRSALALKLLTSRKHGAIVAAATFGLPETPGGERNWDYRYTWIRDASFTVYAFMRLGFIEEANGYMRWLKGRVGDCCDQPMKINILYGIDGRQELPETELTHLSGHGGAQPVRIGNEAYNQLQLDIYGELMDAVYLVNKYGEAISHEGWRHTVEVADQVCETWNHKDVGIWEMRGEQHHFLHSRLMCWVALDRAIRLASKRSLPAPFARWDQTRQAIYADIWSNFWNEERGHFVQYIGSTALDGSMLLMPLVRFVAATDPRWLSTLEAIQKSLVRDGMVYRYRNDDSQIDGLQGTEGAFAACSFWYVECLARAGQVEKAHLEFEQLLRYANPLGLYAEEFDNQARHLGNTPQALSHLALISAATFLDRKLSGEKTVWQP from the coding sequence ATGGTTGATCTGAAAAACGAACCACAAAGTGCCATCGACGCCCACGGCATCATTGGCGACATGCGCAGTGCGGCGCTGGTGAACGACAAAGGCAGCATCGATTTTTTCTGCTGGCCGGAGTTCGACAGCCCGTCGATTTTTTGCTCGCTGCTGGACTCCCCAGCGGCCGGGATATTCCAGCTCACGCCGGACCTGCCCGACGCCCGCCGAGAGCAGATCTACCTGCCCGACACCAACGTGCTGCAAACCCGCTGGTTGAGCAACGAGGCGGTGGTGGAAGTCACCGACTTTTTGACCATCAGTGAAAACGTCGACGACCTGCCCCTGCTGATTCGCCGGGTGCGGGTGGTCAGCGGCAAAGCCACCTTCCATATGCGCTGCGCCGTGCGCCATGACTACGCCCGTGCCCCTACCCGCGCCACGCTGGATGACGCTGACGTGTGCTTTGAAGCGGCTGGCCAACCGGGCCTGCGCCTGATCGGCAGCCACGCCATGCAACTGGACGGCGATGCCGCCGTCGCCACCTTCGACCTGGGCCTGGAAGAAGGTGCCGAATTTGTCCTGGGTGGGGCGGACGACCCCCGCGTAAAAAACGAGGGCAGCGACCTGTACCTGGACCGCACCCTGAAATTCTGGCGCGGCTGGATCGCCCAGTCCAACTACCGTGGGCGCTGGCGCGAAATGGTCAACCGCTCGGCCCTTGCCCTTAAGCTTCTGACCTCGCGAAAACACGGCGCAATCGTCGCCGCCGCAACGTTCGGCCTGCCGGAAACACCCGGCGGCGAGCGCAACTGGGACTACCGCTACACCTGGATCCGCGATGCCTCATTTACCGTCTACGCCTTTATGCGCCTGGGGTTTATCGAGGAAGCCAACGGCTACATGCGCTGGTTGAAAGGCCGCGTCGGTGACTGCTGCGACCAGCCGATGAAAATCAATATTCTGTATGGTATCGACGGTCGCCAGGAGCTTCCGGAAACCGAACTGACCCACCTCAGCGGCCATGGCGGCGCGCAACCTGTGCGCATCGGCAACGAGGCTTACAACCAGCTGCAACTGGATATCTATGGCGAGCTGATGGACGCGGTGTACCTGGTCAACAAATACGGCGAAGCCATCTCCCACGAGGGCTGGAGACACACCGTGGAAGTGGCCGACCAGGTCTGCGAAACCTGGAACCACAAAGACGTCGGCATCTGGGAAATGCGCGGCGAGCAGCATCACTTCCTGCATTCACGGCTGATGTGCTGGGTGGCCCTGGACCGGGCGATTCGACTGGCGTCCAAGCGTTCGCTGCCGGCGCCGTTTGCCCGCTGGGACCAGACCCGCCAGGCGATCTACGCAGACATCTGGAGCAACTTCTGGAACGAAGAGCGCGGGCATTTTGTGCAGTATATCGGCAGCACGGCGCTGGACGGTTCGATGCTGTTGATGCCGCTGGTGCGCTTCGTCGCGGCGACGGATCCGCGTTGGTTATCGACCCTGGAAGCGATCCAGAAAAGCCTGGTGCGTGACGGCATGGTGTACCGCTACCGCAACGACGACAGCCAGATTGACGGCCTGCAAGGCACCGAAGGCGCGTTTGCGGCGTGTTCGTTCTGGTACGTGGAATGCCTGGCCCGGGCCGGGCAAGTGGAGAAGGCGCACCTGGAATTTGAACAGTTGCTGCGCTACGCCAATCCGCTGGGGTTGTATGCAGAGGAGTTTGATAACCAGGCACGGCACTTGGGCAATACGCCGCAAGCCTTGAGCCATTTGGCGCTGATCAGTGCGGCGACGTTTCTGGACCGCAAGTTGAGCGGGGAGAAAACGGTTTGGCAGCCGTAA